A genomic window from Blattabacterium cuenoti includes:
- the der gene encoding ribosome biogenesis GTPase Der has protein sequence MSCIVSIVGRPNVGKSTLFNRIVGRRKAIVHVKSGVTRDRIYGESEWNGVHFYIVDTGGYTYNMDKKDILHQEIKKQILIAVKEADVVLFLVDIQIGLIDTDIEISQILRKCQKKYIILVVNKVDNGKYMYSDTDFFRLGFDNYYCISSINGSGTGELLDRVIEIIVKEKKKPKIEKKEMIPRFSIIGRPNVGKSTLINSFLDKNHHIVTNISGTTIDSLDVFYKKLGYKCILVDTPGVRKKSKISENIEFYSTMRTVKTIEYTDICFLMVDAFRGWESQDRHIFKLVEKYQKGIIILINKWDLFSNKNQLMKKNFEIFIRKNIAPFDNVPILFISAKEKYGLSNIIPIAYQIFDIRKKKLKTKILNRVMLPIIKKNPPTSIKKKCITIKYCTQLPTYTPKFIFFSNFPQYIKESYKRFIEKKIRYFFDFKGVPIQIFFRKKK, from the coding sequence ATGAGTTGTATAGTATCTATAGTAGGACGTCCTAATGTTGGTAAATCGACCCTATTTAACCGTATAGTAGGACGAAGAAAAGCTATCGTTCATGTAAAAAGTGGAGTTACAAGAGATCGTATCTATGGAGAATCTGAATGGAATGGGGTACATTTTTATATAGTAGATACAGGAGGGTATACTTATAATATGGATAAAAAGGATATTCTTCATCAAGAAATTAAAAAACAAATTTTAATAGCAGTAAAAGAAGCTGATGTCGTTTTATTTTTAGTTGATATACAAATAGGATTAATAGATACCGATATAGAAATCTCACAAATACTTAGAAAGTGTCAAAAAAAATATATTATATTAGTAGTCAATAAAGTAGATAACGGAAAATATATGTATTCTGATACAGACTTTTTTCGTTTAGGATTTGATAATTATTACTGTATATCTTCTATAAATGGAAGTGGTACGGGGGAATTACTAGATAGAGTAATAGAAATAATAGTAAAAGAAAAAAAAAAACCAAAAATAGAAAAAAAAGAAATGATTCCCCGTTTTTCTATAATAGGACGTCCTAATGTTGGAAAATCAACATTGATTAATTCTTTTTTAGATAAAAATCATCATATTGTAACAAATATTTCTGGTACTACTATAGATAGTTTAGATGTTTTTTACAAAAAATTAGGATATAAATGTATTTTAGTGGATACCCCTGGAGTAAGAAAAAAATCAAAAATTAGTGAAAATATTGAATTTTATTCTACGATGAGAACGGTAAAAACCATTGAATATACAGATATTTGTTTTTTAATGGTAGATGCGTTTCGTGGATGGGAATCTCAGGATAGACATATTTTTAAATTAGTTGAAAAATATCAAAAAGGAATAATAATTCTAATTAATAAATGGGATTTATTTAGTAATAAAAATCAATTAATGAAGAAAAATTTCGAAATTTTTATTCGAAAAAACATAGCTCCATTTGATAATGTTCCGATACTTTTTATCTCAGCTAAAGAGAAATATGGGCTATCCAATATTATTCCCATAGCTTATCAAATTTTTGACATACGTAAAAAAAAATTAAAAACAAAAATTTTAAATAGAGTAATGTTACCAATTATTAAAAAAAACCCTCCTACTTCTATAAAAAAGAAGTGTATTACAATAAAATATTGTACGCAGTTGCCTACATATACACCTAAATTTATTTTTTTCTCTAATTTTCCTCAGTATATTAAAGAATCTTATAAAAGATTTATTGAAAAAAAAATTCGTTATTTTTTTGATTTTAAAGGGGTTCCTATACAAATTTTTTTTAGAAAAAAAAAATAA
- a CDS encoding YtxH domain-containing protein, translated as MKKGGNFFLGVILGTMTGLIIGILLSPKKESKIKNIIGKKTEKLRDNLQKISKKIGKKIHKIKSNFEEKWKNKIDKMDQVEEELGT; from the coding sequence ATGAAAAAAGGAGGAAATTTTTTTTTAGGAGTTATTTTAGGAACAATGACAGGTTTAATAATAGGGATTTTATTATCTCCAAAAAAAGAATCTAAAATTAAAAATATAATAGGAAAAAAAACTGAAAAATTAAGAGATAATTTACAAAAAATTAGTAAAAAAATTGGGAAAAAAATACATAAAATTAAATCTAATTTTGAAGAAAAATGGAAAAATAAAATAGATAAAATGGACCAAGTAGAAGAGGAGTTAGGAACTTAA
- a CDS encoding purine-nucleoside phosphorylase, translating into MSINLEEKLIQYIQNKIKKKPDFGIIFLENQFLHTIIKEIKNPISISYEEVQNFTQEKFYGKLIFGEIEGKKVVFFIEFSSSFYYENEYPHYFPIGICKKIGINKLIFINTSGIINPNYHNGDVMLVKDHINFFPESPNMKKFLKNNNNFFWIKEPYDIKMLEIAENIAMNHNILIQKGIYVAFPYQNYKTPAEYSMIRSMGGDSIGRNIIPYVMIAKYMNVRVFSISILMSLSEKETSSYSKFIEKNIPILLLIFKEFIKFCD; encoded by the coding sequence ATGTCAATAAATTTAGAAGAAAAATTAATCCAATATATACAAAATAAAATAAAAAAAAAACCTGATTTTGGAATTATTTTTTTAGAAAACCAATTCCTTCATACAATTATAAAGGAAATCAAAAATCCTATATCCATATCTTATGAAGAAGTTCAAAACTTTACACAAGAAAAATTTTATGGAAAATTGATATTTGGAGAAATAGAAGGAAAAAAAGTGGTTTTTTTCATAGAATTTAGTTCCTCTTTTTATTATGAAAATGAATATCCCCATTATTTTCCAATTGGAATTTGTAAAAAAATAGGCATAAATAAATTAATATTTATTAATACATCTGGGATCATAAATCCAAATTATCATAATGGAGATGTTATGTTGGTAAAAGATCATATTAATTTTTTTCCAGAAAGCCCTAATATGAAAAAATTTCTAAAAAATAATAATAATTTTTTTTGGATCAAAGAACCCTATGATATAAAAATGCTTGAAATAGCAGAAAATATTGCAATGAATCATAATATACTCATACAAAAAGGAATATATGTCGCTTTTCCATACCAAAATTATAAAACACCTGCAGAATATTCCATGATACGATCTATGGGTGGCGATAGTATTGGTAGGAATATTATTCCATACGTAATGATAGCTAAATATATGAATGTACGAGTTTTTTCTATTTCCATTCTGATGTCTTTATCGGAAAAGGAAACTTCATCATATTCTAAATTTATAGAAAAAAATATCCCTATTCTTCTTTTAATTTTTAAAGAATTTATTAAATTTTGTGATTAA
- a CDS encoding CvpA family protein: MTDLIIIIIVLYGGYFGYQKGLISQLFRFMILFICIYKGIDIFQYFSEIFIKKENKLLFTGISIIISFFFIIFIAFLMKKIIELIFIFTWMNPLNKWLGGLLGLIKYFLFISICLCLIKEVNKKIYLFTPNFFKNSFEQEFQNLSYVYIKFCLFFLKKLKEFLPSNII, translated from the coding sequence ATGACAGATCTAATTATTATTATTATAGTTTTATATGGAGGATATTTTGGATACCAAAAAGGGTTAATATCCCAATTATTTCGATTTATGATCTTATTTATTTGCATATACAAAGGCATCGATATTTTTCAATATTTTTCAGAAATTTTTATAAAAAAAGAAAATAAATTACTTTTTACTGGTATTTCTATAATAATATCCTTTTTTTTTATAATTTTTATAGCATTTTTAATGAAAAAAATTATCGAATTAATTTTTATTTTTACATGGATGAACCCACTGAATAAATGGTTAGGAGGTTTATTAGGATTGATTAAATATTTTCTTTTTATATCAATATGTCTTTGTTTGATAAAAGAAGTAAATAAAAAAATATATTTATTTACTCCTAATTTTTTTAAAAACTCCTTTGAACAAGAATTTCAAAATCTTTCCTATGTATATATCAAATTTTGTTTATTTTTTTTAAAAAAATTGAAAGAATTTTTACCATCTAATATAATATAA
- a CDS encoding 4'-phosphopantetheinyl transferase superfamily protein, producing the protein MSHSFERIAIAISYYHIGIDIEKLRKDKKIFKIKKKFIREDESFFIHSSYEEDYLYIIWGIKESLYKLDGGLSYNFLDHYKVSPFCIKKDYCISCWIIKESYSKKFSAFYRKIEEHYLVYIIDNE; encoded by the coding sequence TTGAGTCATTCTTTTGAAAGAATAGCTATAGCCATTAGCTACTATCATATAGGGATAGATATAGAAAAATTACGAAAAGACAAAAAAATATTTAAAATAAAAAAAAAATTTATTAGAGAGGATGAATCTTTTTTTATTCATTCTTCTTACGAAGAAGATTATCTATATATTATATGGGGAATAAAAGAAAGTTTATATAAGTTAGATGGAGGACTTTCATACAATTTTTTAGATCACTATAAAGTTTCTCCTTTTTGCATAAAAAAGGATTATTGTATCTCTTGTTGGATCATAAAAGAATCCTATAGTAAAAAATTTTCTGCATTTTATAGAAAAATAGAAGAGCATTATTTGGTTTATATTATAGATAATGAATGA
- the pheS gene encoding phenylalanine--tRNA ligase subunit alpha codes for MDKIMNKLKKEIQEFKYKNYENLELFRIKFLGKKKGILTLLFKELKKYPINKRKFYGKIINTLKKNVQNKIQRYTSKKSLKDENMIFDPTIPGKSIEIGSMHPISILKNRMIEIFRKIGFFYVEGPEIEDDWHNFTALNIPINHPSRDMQDTFFLYKNPDILLRTHTSSVQIRYMKKNSPPFRVLSIGKVFRNETISSRSHFMFHQAEGFYIDKKVSFSDLKQTIQYLINSLFGKAKIRFRPSYFPFTEPSAEVDIYFGNNTGWVEIMGCGMIDPKVLKNVNIDSEIYSGFAFGIGIERLSLLIYKVHDIRIYFDNDIRFLRQFKSDF; via the coding sequence ATGGATAAAATAATGAATAAATTAAAAAAAGAAATACAAGAATTTAAGTACAAAAATTACGAAAATTTAGAATTATTTAGAATAAAATTTTTAGGAAAAAAAAAGGGGATTTTAACTCTTTTATTTAAAGAATTAAAAAAATACCCTATTAATAAAAGAAAATTTTATGGAAAAATTATTAATACTTTAAAAAAAAATGTTCAAAATAAAATACAAAGATATACTTCAAAAAAATCCTTGAAAGATGAAAATATGATCTTTGATCCTACTATTCCAGGAAAATCTATAGAAATAGGATCTATGCATCCCATATCTATTCTAAAAAATAGAATGATAGAAATATTTAGAAAAATTGGTTTTTTTTATGTAGAAGGCCCTGAAATTGAAGATGATTGGCATAATTTTACAGCTTTAAATATTCCTATTAATCATCCATCTAGGGATATGCAAGATACCTTTTTTTTATATAAAAATCCAGATATTTTATTGCGGACACATACTTCCTCTGTGCAAATACGATATATGAAAAAAAATAGTCCTCCTTTTCGGGTTTTATCTATAGGAAAAGTATTTCGTAATGAAACTATTTCCTCACGATCTCATTTTATGTTTCACCAAGCAGAAGGATTTTATATAGATAAAAAAGTTTCTTTTTCAGATCTCAAACAAACTATTCAATATTTGATAAACTCTCTTTTTGGAAAAGCAAAAATCCGATTTCGTCCTTCATATTTTCCATTCACAGAACCTAGTGCTGAAGTGGATATATATTTTGGAAATAATACCGGATGGGTAGAAATTATGGGGTGTGGAATGATAGATCCAAAAGTATTAAAAAATGTAAACATTGATTCAGAAATTTATTCTGGATTTGCTTTTGGAATAGGAATAGAGCGTTTATCTCTACTTATTTATAAAGTACATGATATTAGAATTTATTTTGATAATGATATACGTTTTTTAAGACAATTTAAAAGTGATTTTTAA
- a CDS encoding Mrp/NBP35 family ATP-binding protein, with protein sequence MKQKITKALENVFIFDHKKNIIESGIVKKIDVFHNEIIIYMILSNPTMHIKKKLEKDIYTTIKNQNINKKIRLKIEMKLFHTEKISKIKNIIAIASGKGGVGKSTVSTNIAVTLVKMGFKVGLLDADIYGPSIPLMFNIKEDQLDSCIIQKNKTGNYVMKPIHRYGVNILSLGFFSKYGQAIVWRGPMATKALRQLIHETYWGFLDFLIIDLPPGTGDIHLSILQEITLKGIVLVSTPQKVALSDVHRSVGMFRIKSIYVPILGIIENMSYLLNNKKKYYLFGKNGVKNFSKKINIFFLGEIPILQKIQEYSDLGIPGVLENDNIKQIFVKITKNILNIL encoded by the coding sequence ATGAAACAAAAAATTACGAAAGCATTAGAAAATGTTTTTATTTTTGATCATAAAAAAAATATTATTGAATCTGGTATAGTAAAAAAAATAGATGTATTTCATAATGAAATCATAATATATATGATTTTATCTAATCCCACTATGCATATAAAAAAAAAATTAGAAAAAGATATTTACACTACTATAAAAAATCAAAATATAAATAAAAAAATACGTCTAAAAATAGAAATGAAATTATTTCATACGGAAAAAATATCTAAAATAAAAAATATTATAGCTATAGCTTCTGGGAAAGGAGGAGTAGGGAAATCTACTGTATCAACTAATATAGCTGTTACTTTAGTAAAAATGGGATTTAAGGTAGGGTTATTAGATGCAGACATTTATGGTCCTTCTATTCCATTAATGTTTAATATTAAAGAAGATCAGTTAGATTCTTGTATTATACAAAAAAATAAAACAGGGAATTATGTGATGAAACCTATTCATAGGTATGGAGTTAATATTCTATCTTTAGGTTTTTTTTCAAAATATGGGCAAGCTATTGTTTGGAGAGGGCCTATGGCTACTAAAGCTTTAAGACAATTAATACATGAAACATATTGGGGTTTTTTAGATTTTTTAATTATAGATTTACCTCCAGGAACAGGGGATATCCACCTATCTATTTTACAAGAAATTACCTTAAAAGGAATAGTCCTCGTGAGTACTCCTCAAAAAGTAGCTTTATCAGATGTACATAGATCTGTAGGAATGTTTCGTATTAAATCTATTTATGTTCCAATACTTGGAATCATAGAAAATATGTCTTATCTGTTAAACAATAAAAAAAAATATTATTTATTTGGAAAAAATGGAGTTAAAAATTTTTCAAAAAAAATAAATATTTTTTTTCTTGGAGAGATTCCTATTTTACAAAAAATACAAGAATATTCGGATTTAGGAATTCCGGGAGTTTTAGAAAACGATAATATAAAACAAATTTTTGTTAAAATTACAAAAAATATACTAAATATATTATAG
- a CDS encoding inorganic phosphate transporter has translation MKLFYPSIIVILFVLSIFDLIVGVINDAVNFLNSAIGSKVASRRTIMIFSSLGILLGSILSSGMMEVARKGIFNPSYFYFSDLTFIFLSVMISDIILLDVFNTLGLPTSTTVSMVFCLLGGAFIISIIKMSSPLNHEPLHHLSQYIKAEKILTIVIGIFLSIIISFTSGALIHYFIRLLLSFEYKNRLKYVGVIWAAISLSSMTYFIIFRGLHSALQGFREDHLTGLSLCIQYFIKWIHHNFFIFLFLLFSTWTIISKIFVSLGYNILKFVVLYGTFSLSMAFSGNDLVNFIGIPIASIQSYKIWKEAGSPTAEKFNMKGLSDNVQVPSLVLISSGIIMILTLFFSKKTKNITSTELNLSRQNEGNEKFLSNSFSRGIVRFFLYFGNKFFKLFPKRFLVKIEKNFKQKIQQEDNVAFDLVRASANLTISSILISIATVQKLPLSTTFVTFMVSMGTSLSDRAWDRESAVYRVSGVLKVIRGWFLTGFIAFAMSGITASFLYFLKDWALIFFIFLIIFIFYKNYQKCKYQKLKEKKIIIEIGVMNLGKNFINKTSDILENFIQSIENIYTKSIKGITQDNLKNLQYNRTHFLKIKENFTYIQNTLIQVIRNNKKNESISAGILYLQKYNKTKDIIESADIITYRTLLHVINSHKPLKYRQKNNLMLLDHFMMQYFKLIKQITFYRNFKQIKLNHTIKIKILKTIEDQINQQVMGIIHQKYGTKNTLLMLDLLLQSKKITEKIEEILLLYHKV, from the coding sequence ATGAAACTTTTTTATCCATCAATTATAGTGATTCTTTTTGTATTATCTATTTTTGATCTTATTGTGGGGGTGATTAATGATGCCGTAAATTTTCTAAATTCAGCGATTGGATCTAAAGTAGCTTCTCGTAGAACTATCATGATTTTTTCTAGTTTAGGTATTTTATTGGGATCTATTTTATCTAGTGGAATGATGGAAGTAGCAAGAAAAGGTATTTTTAATCCTTCTTATTTTTATTTTTCAGATCTTACTTTTATTTTTTTATCTGTGATGATATCCGATATTATTTTATTGGATGTTTTTAATACTTTAGGGTTACCTACTTCTACTACAGTTTCTATGGTTTTTTGTTTATTAGGAGGAGCATTCATCATTTCCATAATAAAAATGTCTTCCCCATTAAATCATGAACCACTTCATCATTTAAGTCAATACATTAAAGCGGAGAAAATATTGACAATTGTAATAGGCATTTTTTTATCTATTATAATATCTTTTACTTCCGGAGCTTTGATTCACTATTTTATTCGTTTATTATTAAGTTTTGAATATAAAAATAGATTAAAATATGTAGGAGTTATATGGGCTGCTATTTCATTAAGTAGTATGACCTATTTTATCATTTTTAGAGGACTTCATAGTGCTTTACAAGGATTTAGGGAAGATCATTTAACAGGATTATCTTTATGTATCCAATATTTTATTAAGTGGATACACCATAATTTTTTTATTTTTTTATTTTTATTATTTTCAACATGGACTATAATTTCAAAAATATTCGTTTCTTTAGGATATAATATTTTAAAATTTGTTGTATTATATGGAACTTTTTCTTTATCAATGGCTTTTTCTGGAAATGATTTAGTAAATTTTATAGGAATTCCTATAGCTAGTATTCAATCTTATAAAATATGGAAAGAAGCAGGAAGTCCTACAGCAGAAAAATTCAATATGAAAGGTTTGTCTGATAATGTACAAGTTCCATCATTAGTGTTAATTAGCTCAGGAATTATTATGATATTAACACTTTTTTTTTCTAAAAAAACAAAAAATATCACCAGTACGGAACTTAATTTAAGTAGACAGAATGAAGGAAATGAAAAATTTTTATCTAATTCTTTTTCAAGAGGAATTGTTCGATTTTTTTTATATTTTGGAAATAAATTTTTTAAATTATTTCCGAAACGATTTTTGGTTAAAATAGAAAAAAATTTTAAACAAAAAATACAACAAGAGGATAATGTTGCTTTTGATCTAGTTAGAGCTTCTGCTAATTTAACTATATCAAGTATCTTAATATCCATAGCTACTGTACAAAAACTACCACTATCGACTACTTTTGTTACTTTTATGGTTTCTATGGGGACTTCTCTTTCGGATAGAGCTTGGGATAGAGAAAGTGCTGTTTACCGAGTATCCGGAGTTTTAAAAGTAATAAGAGGTTGGTTTTTAACCGGATTTATCGCATTTGCAATGTCAGGTATAACGGCCTCTTTTTTATATTTTTTAAAGGACTGGGCACTTATATTTTTTATTTTTTTAATTATATTTATTTTTTACAAAAATTATCAAAAATGTAAATATCAAAAATTGAAAGAAAAAAAAATTATTATTGAAATAGGGGTGATGAATTTAGGTAAAAATTTCATCAACAAAACTTCGGATATTTTAGAAAATTTTATTCAATCTATCGAAAATATTTATACGAAAAGTATAAAAGGAATTACTCAAGATAATTTAAAAAACCTTCAATATAATAGAACACACTTTTTAAAAATAAAAGAAAATTTTACGTATATACAAAATACTTTAATTCAAGTTATTAGAAATAATAAAAAAAATGAATCTATTTCTGCAGGTATACTTTATCTACAAAAATATAACAAAACAAAAGATATTATAGAATCCGCAGATATTATTACTTATCGGACTTTATTACATGTTATTAATAGTCATAAACCTTTAAAATATAGGCAAAAAAATAATTTAATGCTTCTAGATCATTTTATGATGCAATATTTCAAATTAATAAAACAAATAACCTTTTATAGAAATTTTAAACAAATAAAATTGAATCATACAATAAAAATTAAAATTCTAAAAACTATAGAGGATCAAATTAATCAACAGGTTATGGGGATCATACATCAAAAATATGGAACGAAAAATACCTTATTAATGTTGGACCTACTTTTGCAATCAAAAAAAATTACAGAAAAAATAGAAGAGATTCTTCTCCTATATCATAAGGTATAG
- the rlmB gene encoding 23S rRNA (guanosine(2251)-2'-O)-methyltransferase RlmB, producing MNKKKLEIIYGIRPLIEAIQSKKNIHQLFIKKGFIKESLIKKLIYLSNKKNIPIHTVSKNQFHNLKNKNHQGVFALFTPIETYHIEDLLPMFYKKRKNPLLIILDRITDVRNFGSIVRTSVCAGVDAIIIPKKNTAMIGSDAIKTSSGALFKIPICKEKNIQKTIEYLIQYGLKIVSSTEKSSIYWYQIDYTGPTAIILGNEKDGISKKYLKLSYETTKIPSIQGMSSLNVSVACGVILYEIFRQRKFIKK from the coding sequence ATGAATAAGAAAAAATTAGAAATTATTTATGGAATACGTCCATTGATAGAAGCTATTCAATCAAAAAAAAATATTCATCAACTATTTATTAAAAAAGGATTTATAAAAGAATCTCTTATTAAAAAATTAATATATTTATCTAATAAAAAGAATATTCCTATTCATACCGTTTCTAAAAATCAATTTCATAATTTAAAAAATAAAAATCATCAAGGAGTTTTTGCTCTATTTACACCAATCGAAACTTATCATATAGAAGATTTACTTCCTATGTTTTATAAAAAAAGAAAAAACCCACTTTTAATCATTTTAGATCGTATTACAGATGTCAGAAATTTTGGATCTATTGTTCGTACTTCTGTATGTGCTGGTGTAGATGCTATTATTATTCCAAAAAAAAATACGGCTATGATTGGATCTGATGCTATCAAAACTTCTTCAGGAGCTTTATTTAAAATTCCAATATGTAAAGAAAAAAATATTCAAAAAACTATAGAATATTTAATACAATACGGATTAAAAATTGTTTCATCTACAGAAAAATCAAGTATTTATTGGTATCAAATTGATTATACAGGTCCTACAGCTATCATTCTAGGAAATGAAAAAGATGGAATTTCTAAAAAATATTTAAAACTTTCTTATGAAACAACAAAAATACCATCCATACAAGGGATGTCATCTTTAAATGTTTCAGTAGCTTGTGGAGTAATTTTATATGAAATTTTTAGACAAAGAAAATTTATTAAAAAATAA
- a CDS encoding holo-ACP synthase, translating into MFLYTNKFTNIHTTIIVFKWGHLKKTMFLEKFILSDQERRFFFSLSEKRKKEFLGVRYALKYIGINMNIFYNKKRKPFLYDGVLGKKKSIFH; encoded by the coding sequence ATGTTTTTATATACTAATAAATTTACTAATATTCATACGACAATTATCGTTTTTAAATGGGGCCATTTAAAAAAAACAATGTTTTTAGAAAAATTTATTCTTTCTGATCAAGAAAGAAGATTTTTTTTTTCTTTATCAGAAAAACGAAAAAAAGAATTTTTAGGGGTACGTTATGCTCTAAAATATATAGGGATAAATATGAATATTTTTTACAATAAAAAAAGAAAACCTTTTCTTTATGATGGTGTATTAGGTAAAAAAAAAAGTATATTTCATTGA
- the ruvA gene encoding Holliday junction branch migration protein RuvA, whose protein sequence is MITHLRGKLIEKNTSYLIIDCNGIGYYIHISSYTYFSFLEEEGKEIYIYTYYFIKEHQHVLYGFIDKIERKIFTHLISVNGIGPSLALTLLSSLTPYEIEKTIEKEDIKGLHKVKGIGIKTAKRIIIELKDKLNHSSSIDSKETNINFLEKKPSFIQQKEALSALIVLGFSPKKSQKVLESILDKNPEFTVEKLIKESLKKL, encoded by the coding sequence GTGATAACACATTTAAGAGGAAAATTAATTGAAAAAAATACATCTTATTTAATCATAGATTGTAACGGAATAGGATATTATATTCATATATCCTCGTATACCTATTTTTCTTTCTTAGAAGAAGAAGGAAAAGAAATATATATATATACTTATTACTTTATTAAAGAACATCAACATGTTTTGTATGGTTTTATTGATAAAATAGAAAGAAAAATATTTACTCATTTGATATCTGTGAATGGTATAGGTCCAAGTTTAGCTCTCACTTTATTATCTTCATTAACTCCATATGAAATAGAAAAAACTATAGAGAAAGAAGATATAAAAGGATTACATAAGGTTAAGGGGATAGGGATAAAAACGGCTAAAAGAATTATCATAGAACTTAAAGATAAATTGAATCATAGTAGTAGTATTGATTCTAAAGAAACAAATATCAATTTTTTAGAAAAAAAACCTTCTTTTATACAACAAAAAGAAGCTTTAAGTGCTTTGATCGTTTTAGGTTTTTCTCCTAAAAAATCTCAAAAAGTTTTGGAATCTATTTTAGATAAAAATCCAGAATTTACTGTAGAAAAATTAATCAAAGAATCTTTAAAAAAATTGTAA
- the murB gene encoding UDP-N-acetylmuramate dehydrogenase: MLDIKTNFSLKNLNTFGINVYAHYFVNVTHIEYIPKIFGIYSSIPKLFLGNGSNILFLKNYYPGIVIKMGIKGKKVIMENNYQVIVKAFGGENWNNFVSWTIKKGFSGLENLSFIPGTVGSSPIQNIGAYGAEIKDTLLEVEVYETDKGILRTLSREECKLEYRHSFFKNSHLKNKFFIVSVSFLLNKKNHKLNTSSMDLQKELKQMNIKKPSIYDLIKAILILRKRKLPNTKKIGNAGSFFRNPIIGLLDFKNLKKKYPTITGYPISKNKIKISASYLIEKMGWKGKKMGKVGVYKKNPIVLVNYGQASGIEIYSFSERITKDIKKKLGILLTREVHVIR; this comes from the coding sequence ATGTTAGATATTAAAACAAATTTTTCTCTAAAAAATTTGAATACATTTGGAATTAATGTTTATGCACATTATTTTGTTAACGTGACACATATAGAATATATACCAAAAATTTTTGGTATATATTCTTCCATACCAAAACTTTTTTTAGGAAATGGAAGTAATATTCTTTTTTTAAAAAATTATTATCCAGGAATAGTCATAAAAATGGGTATAAAAGGAAAAAAAGTGATTATGGAAAACAATTATCAAGTAATTGTTAAAGCTTTTGGTGGAGAAAATTGGAATAACTTTGTTAGTTGGACGATAAAAAAAGGATTTAGTGGTTTAGAAAATTTATCATTTATTCCTGGAACAGTTGGATCTTCCCCTATTCAAAATATTGGAGCATATGGAGCAGAAATTAAAGATACTTTACTAGAAGTAGAAGTATATGAAACAGATAAAGGGATACTTAGAACCTTATCACGGGAAGAATGTAAACTAGAGTATCGTCATTCTTTTTTTAAAAATTCACATTTAAAAAATAAATTTTTTATTGTATCTGTTTCATTTTTATTAAACAAAAAAAATCACAAATTGAATACATCATCTATGGATCTTCAAAAAGAATTAAAACAGATGAACATTAAAAAACCTAGTATTTATGATTTAATTAAAGCAATATTGATTCTTAGAAAAAGAAAACTGCCCAATACAAAAAAAATTGGAAATGCTGGAAGTTTTTTTAGAAATCCTATAATAGGATTATTAGATTTTAAAAATTTAAAAAAGAAATATCCAACTATTACTGGATATCCTATATCTAAAAATAAAATTAAAATATCTGCGAGTTACTTAATTGAAAAAATGGGATGGAAAGGAAAAAAAATGGGGAAAGTAGGAGTATATAAAAAAAATCCTATAGTTTTAGTAAATTATGGACAAGCTAGTGGTATAGAAATATATTCTTTTTCAGAAAGAATAACTAAAGATATAAAAAAAAAATTAGGTATTTTATTAACTAGAGAAGTTCATGTCATTCGATAG